A segment of the Nitrospina gracilis 3/211 genome:
CCGCCCACCTGCGCCGGGGTCATCGATTCGCGGTCGATCACCACAACACGGTCGCTGTGAACCTGCTTTGCGAGGAACAGGCGATCGTGTTCGATACCCAGTGATTGTAAAAACCATCGGCGGTGCTCCACCGACGCGCTTTCCATTTTGTCTCTTCCCAGATGCAACGGTTCGACGGTTCCATCCTCATGAACCACGCAACGCGGGCTGACCCCGTGAACAAGCCGCGAGCACATGTCCAAACCGGGAATGGGGTGAATGGGGATACGAACACTCATAAATTTTTTTCAGTTTTTTTCGGTTCTGGTTCAACATGCAAAATGTTCATTGCTCAAAACTTTTTTTTGATGCAAAAAAAGCAGTCCTCTATTCTAAGGCCATTTTATGCATGTTTCCGACATGCATGCTATAAAACAAATGGAGCACACACGCTGTGGAACATGCAGACAAAACCATGAACACGTCACCCATCAAACCACAACTGCCTCATTTTTTGACAATATTTTCTTGACAAAGTAAGTGTATGGAATAAAATACCTTAAAATATTTGGGCGCTGAGACATACCAGATATTTTTAAACGAAAGGAGTTCTTGATGGCAACCAAGAAGAAATCCAAAGCAAAAACCAAGACCAAGACCAAGGCTAAGGCGAAAACCAAAGCCAAGGCGAAAACGAAAAAGAAAGTAACAAAGAAAAAAGCAACAAAGAAAAAGCCACGAAGAAAAAGGCTACCAAGAAAAAAGCTACTAAGAAAAAAGCGACCAAGAAGAAGGCAACCAAAAAGAAAGCGACCAAGAGAAAAGCTACGAAACGGAAGAAGAGCTGAGGTTGCTCCCGCTTACTTGGTATTGATTTGGGATTGTTTCTCTTTTACAAGTTCGAAGGTTGTATTCAGGGAAATCTCAAAGCAGTTATTTGCAACTGGTATCGTTTCAGCGCCCAAAATTTTCCTCTCCTTCTGATTCATCATTCCTTTTTGCGCGTTTTCCCTGCCCTTAGCGCTCCAGTAACTCCTTATATTCGTTGATTTAGGCAGAAAGCTCCAGAAACACCCCCTTGAGATACGCTCCTTCCCGGAAGGTCACCGGGTGATCCGGTGCATGTCCCGTTTTGATCTGGCTTCTGGCGGTTCGGCCCGCGGATTTCAGTCCCTGCTCGACTGCCCGGTAAAACTCATCCGCTTCCACCGGAGCGGAACACGACGCCGCGAACAGAATCCCGTATTTTGAGGTCACCCGGGCCCCCAGTTGCACCAGCCGCTGATAAGCGCGAAGCGCATTCGGCTTGTCCTTTTTGCTTTTGGCGAACGCCGGTGGATCCAGGATCACCAGGTCGAATGTTTTGCCTTCCGTATGCAGGCGTTCCAGCACTTCAAATGCATCTCCCTGAATTTGTGAGAACCGCCCCGAACTCGCTACCTCTTTACCGAAATTCAACACCGCATTGGCACGCGCGCCGTCGAGCGCGGGTCGGCTGATTTCTAGTTCCGTAACCGATTCGCATTCTCCTGCCAGCGCGTAAACGGAAAATCCTCCGCTGTAACTGAACACGTTGAGCACCGTTTTGCCGGAGGCACGCTGGCGCACTTCCTGCCGGTTGTCACGTTGATCGAGAAAGAACCCCGTCTTTTGTCCCGCCAACACATCGGCTGTGAAACGCAATCCGTTTTCCAGAAACTCGACCGGACCCGCAAGCGGCGCGCCGGCCAGCACCTGCCCGTCCCGGTATCCGCCTGCATCGACTTTCTGTACGTGGCGGCTCAAACGTAGAACCAATCGCTGTGCGCCGAACTCTTCCGTCAACAACGCCATCAGAATCGGCAAATGCGGCAACCATGCGGAGGTGTACACTTTCACGATCTGGGTTTCCGCGTAGCGGTCCACCACCAGCCCCGGCAGGGCGTCGTTCTCTCCGTTGACGAGGCGGTATCCCGTCGTGGCCCCGCCTTCCAGTCCTTCGCGTAAAACCGCCGCGGAATGCAACCGCTCCATGAAAAAGTCGCGGTCGATGATCACCGGTTTGCGGGTTTGCAGGATACGCAGACGGATGTCGGAGTAAGGATCAAACAAACCGATGGCGAGGAACTTGTTAGCGGAATCGTACACCACGCCCAGGTCGCCTGCGGCACCCGACACCTTGCGGTCTTTCATCTGGTAGAACCGCACCCACGGATCGCCGCTCAATATGCGCTTCTGCACTGTTTTCGAGACCTTGATTTTGATTTTTCCGGAACGCACGGAAAACGCTTTCCTTTCGTAAGACAAAAAAATACCCTGCAATTCACGCAGGGTGAATGGTTTCAATTATACAGGTTGGGAGAGGGATTGCCGAAACGTGATGCGAGCGCGGGAACCGATCAGGAGTTGGCTTTCTTTTGCGTTTCGGACCTGACCTGCAGGAAGGGTTTGCCCTGCAGAACCGCGTCGTAATGCCGCACCCGGGAGGTGAATTCATCCATCGCCTGCGAGGGGATTCGGCGCACGTGGGTTTTGTGGTGCCTGAACTCGAACGGGTTGTGAATGCGGCCGCCCTTGCCCAAGCGGCGCACCTCGTAGTGCAGATGCGGCGCGAAACTGCGTCCGGTGTTGCCGGAAGTGCCGATCTGCTGGCCGCGTTTCACGTATTCTCCCCGCCGCACCATAACCCGGTCGAGGTGCAGGTAGAGTGTGCGTACCCCTTCGCGCGGATGCACGATCTCGATGCAATACCCGTTGTGACTGCGGTTCCAGTTGGTGCGGGTGACGCGTCCGTGGAAACTGGCGTAAACCGGCGTGCCCACTTCGGCCTTGAAGTCGGTACCGTGATGTCCGTCCACCTTGCCCCTGCGATAGTCGCCGGGCAGTGAGGTGATGGCTTCATATTCCCGGATGGGAGCGCTGTGGTTGCGCAGACGGGGAAACAGTTCGCGTCCCGATTCATCGAAATAACTGCCGTATTTCATGTTGGGTGCGCGGTAGTAGTTGGCCTCGATCACCTGTTTCAGAAAATGACTGTCGTACACCAGCTTCA
Coding sequences within it:
- a CDS encoding class I SAM-dependent rRNA methyltransferase; the encoded protein is MRSGKIKIKVSKTVQKRILSGDPWVRFYQMKDRKVSGAAGDLGVVYDSANKFLAIGLFDPYSDIRLRILQTRKPVIIDRDFFMERLHSAAVLREGLEGGATTGYRLVNGENDALPGLVVDRYAETQIVKVYTSAWLPHLPILMALLTEEFGAQRLVLRLSRHVQKVDAGGYRDGQVLAGAPLAGPVEFLENGLRFTADVLAGQKTGFFLDQRDNRQEVRQRASGKTVLNVFSYSGGFSVYALAGECESVTELEISRPALDGARANAVLNFGKEVASSGRFSQIQGDAFEVLERLHTEGKTFDLVILDPPAFAKSKKDKPNALRAYQRLVQLGARVTSKYGILFAASCSAPVEADEFYRAVEQGLKSAGRTARSQIKTGHAPDHPVTFREGAYLKGVFLELSA
- a CDS encoding M23 family metallopeptidase — translated: MDLEPTQESSLLRDQDWPQKKKGPSPFWVVLYTLMGVGTFFFFNKDTDLVRDLLGLVPQKPVQEMVDATPLGPAVDWVEEKTQDLPNEGGWIAGNAEAFMAELESSVLPEVKKTAYDPSALEQSRLYTLDLEVKLSLTHSLCARLPADDCKRLSAYAARILSWYLDVSQSVRKGDRLSLIYEEIESEERFRILKLVYDSHFLKQVIEANYYRAPNMKYGSYFDESGRELFPRLRNHSAPIREYEAITSLPGDYRRGKVDGHHGTDFKAEVGTPVYASFHGRVTRTNWNRSHNGYCIEIVHPREGVRTLYLHLDRVMVRRGEYVKRGQQIGTSGNTGRSFAPHLHYEVRRLGKGGRIHNPFEFRHHKTHVRRIPSQAMDEFTSRVRHYDAVLQGKPFLQVRSETQKKANS